The genomic segment AAAGTGCTTTTTATCAGAGCGTTACAAGGGGGGTAATTCCACGTTTCAATAGTGCATGACGGATTGCGTCAGCAATAAGTTCATTCGCTTCACGGGGCAGGGGGGCTCATGAAGGGATTGAAAGAGCCGTTGCCACTTCCTCACTCTTTTGCGACACATCTGCTCGAGAGCGGTTACGATATCAGAACGATACAAGAACTTCTTGGTCACAAAGACATAAAAACGACCATGATCTATACCATTTGTTTAATCAGGGACCAAGGGGAGTGCGAAGTCCCGCAGACACACTTTAAAATATTAGGTGTAGGGGATATTATACAGTTTCTGTATAACACCCGGCTGAAGCGGAGCGTTAGGTAGTGACCGAATATATTCACACCCGTAAGGAGATTTTCTGCAATGGACATTCTACGGATCTTCAACATCACCGAAAGTGCTCACCGCATCCATAACCCGTTCACACCCGAAAAGCTCGCCACTCTCGGCGCGGCGCTGCG from the Deltaproteobacteria bacterium genome contains:
- a CDS encoding SAM-dependent methyltransferase, whose translation is MDILRIFNITESAHRIHNPFTPEKLATLGAALR